The following are from one region of the Shinella sp. PSBB067 genome:
- a CDS encoding sensor histidine kinase, producing the protein MHHPVAFYLVCLILVVVIPAFLFSIVVLKRTNEAQERIFESLLRTSTGAVNRAVEREITGMFSTLNFLSTSDSLETGDYAALHAQARRALDGTDIYFIVIDQTMRQLLNTRVPYGMPLNTASEPVSAGLALARGERMVSDLFFGRTAQQWVFNVYQPMRLRDGRHVLLTLTKNAEALRRAVNPDILSPGWNAAVLDTQGTVIVSTDEKQKTGQPFFLRVVPSLRLGVSTMRQDGTNYQVVTEFSSLAGWRMIAWAKSSDVQAPAVSSLLWLTIGGSVFAILAAISAAGIARVLSRDVRLLAQDARRLGRGERVAPRPYAISELETVSRALAEAADARVKSENEVRFLMREVAHRSKNQLTVIQAMLNQSAAGAENAVDFAETFRKRVAGLARSTDLMIANATQGVNLGELARNQLKPFTPDDAGRVRIAGPAVLLDPQASQTLGMALHELSTNATKYGALATEAGIVSLSWTTSGDHLDLVWRESRAVIDKDAIAASRKGFGSVVLERMLGMALDAKLDFIVHDDGIEWRVTIPLARLRDEEAHQPGEAG; encoded by the coding sequence ATGCATCATCCGGTCGCCTTCTATCTCGTCTGCCTCATCCTCGTCGTCGTCATCCCCGCCTTCCTCTTTTCGATCGTCGTGCTGAAGCGCACCAACGAGGCGCAGGAGCGCATCTTCGAATCCCTGCTGCGCACCTCGACGGGCGCCGTCAACCGCGCCGTGGAGCGCGAGATCACCGGCATGTTCTCGACGCTCAATTTCCTGTCGACGTCGGACAGCCTGGAGACGGGCGACTATGCGGCTCTGCACGCGCAGGCGCGCAGGGCGCTCGACGGCACGGACATCTATTTCATCGTCATCGACCAGACGATGCGCCAGCTTCTCAACACGCGCGTGCCCTACGGCATGCCGCTGAACACGGCGTCCGAGCCGGTCTCGGCGGGGCTCGCGCTCGCGCGGGGCGAGCGCATGGTCTCCGATCTCTTCTTCGGCAGGACCGCGCAGCAATGGGTGTTCAACGTCTATCAGCCCATGCGCCTTCGTGATGGTCGCCATGTGCTGCTGACGCTGACGAAGAACGCGGAGGCGCTGCGGCGCGCGGTCAATCCCGACATCCTTTCGCCCGGCTGGAACGCGGCCGTGCTCGACACCCAGGGCACGGTCATCGTCTCGACGGACGAGAAGCAGAAGACCGGCCAGCCGTTCTTCCTGCGCGTCGTCCCCTCGCTGCGCCTCGGCGTCAGCACCATGCGCCAGGACGGCACGAACTATCAGGTCGTGACCGAGTTCTCCTCGCTCGCCGGCTGGCGGATGATCGCCTGGGCGAAGTCCTCGGACGTGCAGGCGCCTGCCGTGTCGTCCTTGCTCTGGCTGACCATCGGCGGGTCGGTCTTCGCCATCCTCGCCGCCATCAGCGCGGCCGGCATCGCCCGCGTGCTTTCGCGCGATGTGCGCCTGCTGGCGCAGGATGCGCGCCGGCTCGGCCGCGGCGAGCGGGTCGCGCCGCGGCCCTACGCGATTTCCGAACTCGAGACCGTCTCGCGCGCGCTCGCCGAGGCGGCGGATGCGCGGGTGAAATCGGAAAACGAGGTGCGCTTCCTGATGCGCGAGGTCGCGCACCGCTCGAAGAACCAGCTCACCGTCATCCAGGCCATGCTGAACCAGTCGGCGGCCGGTGCCGAGAATGCCGTCGATTTCGCCGAGACCTTCCGCAAGCGCGTCGCGGGCCTTGCGCGCTCGACGGACCTGATGATCGCCAACGCGACGCAGGGCGTGAACCTCGGCGAACTCGCGCGCAACCAGTTGAAGCCCTTCACGCCGGACGATGCGGGGCGCGTGCGCATCGCCGGGCCGGCGGTGCTGCTCGATCCGCAGGCCTCGCAGACGCTCGGCATGGCGCTGCACGAACTGTCGACCAACGCCACGAAATACGGCGCGCTCGCCACCGAGGCCGGCATCGTGTCCCTGAGCTGGACGACGTCGGGCGACCATCTCGACCTCGTCTGGCGCGAAAGCCGTGCCGTGATCGACAAGGACGCCATCGCCGCGAGCCGCAAGGGGTTTGGCAGCGTGGTGCTGGAGCGCATGCTCGGCATGGCGCTCGATGCGAAGCTGGATTTCATCGTGCACGACGACGGCATAGAGTGGCGGGTGACGATCCCGCTCGCCCGCCTGCGCGACGAGGAGGCCCATCAGCCGGGCGAGGCGGGATGA
- the rpsO gene encoding 30S ribosomal protein S15, translating into MSITAERKAALMKEYATKEGDTGSPEVQVAILTERINNLTGHFKDHKKDNHSRRGLLTLVSSRRSLLDYLKKKDEARYSKLIAALGIRR; encoded by the coding sequence ATGTCGATCACTGCTGAGCGCAAGGCTGCGCTGATGAAGGAATACGCCACCAAGGAAGGCGACACCGGTTCTCCGGAAGTTCAGGTCGCGATCCTCACCGAGCGTATCAACAACCTCACCGGCCACTTCAAGGACCACAAGAAGGACAACCACTCCCGTCGTGGCCTTCTGACGCTGGTCTCCAGCCGCCGCTCGCTTCTTGACTACCTCAAGAAGAAGGACGAAGCCCGTTACAGCAAGCTGATTGCTGCCCTCGGTATTCGCCGCTAA
- the pnp gene encoding polyribonucleotide nucleotidyltransferase: MFDTHTVEIEWAGRPLKLETGKIARQADGAVLATYGETVVLATVVSAKAPKPGQDFFPLTVNYQEKTYAAGKIPGGYFKREGRPSEKETLVSRLIDRPIRPLFPEGYKNDTQVVVTVVQHDLENDPDVLSMVAASAALTLSGVPFMGPVGAARVGYINGEYVLNPHLDEMDESSLDLVVAGTQDAVLMVESEAKELGEEIMLGAVMFGHKGFQPVIDAIIKLAEVAAKEPRDFQPEDHSALEAEMLGLAEAELRNAYKITQKAERYAAVDAVKAKVKAHFFPEGVEPKYTAEVVGAVFKHLQAKIVRWNILDTKSRIDGRDLETVRPIVSEVGILPRTHGSALFTRGETQAIVVATLGTGEDEQYVDSLTGMYKERFLLHYNFPPYSVGETGRMGSPGRREIGHGKLAWRAIRPMLPTAEQFPYTLRVVSEITESNGSSSMATVCGTSLALMDAGVPLAKPVAGIAMGLILEGDRFAVLSDILGDEDHLGDMDFKVAGTADGITSLQMDIKIAGITEEIMKVALGQAQGGRKHILGEMANAITESRGQLGEFAPRIEVMNIPVDKIREVIGTGGKVIREIVEKTGAKINIEDDGTIKIASSSGKEIEAARKWIHSIVAEPEVGQVYEGTVVKTADFGAFVNFFGPRDGLVHISQLAQERVAKTSDVVKEGDKVWVKLMGFDERGKVRLSMKVVDQATGKEISAEKKGDGEAAE, translated from the coding sequence ATGTTCGATACCCATACGGTTGAAATCGAGTGGGCGGGCCGTCCGCTCAAGCTGGAAACCGGCAAGATCGCCCGTCAGGCCGACGGTGCGGTCCTCGCGACCTACGGCGAGACCGTCGTTCTCGCCACCGTCGTTTCCGCCAAGGCGCCCAAGCCCGGCCAGGATTTCTTCCCGCTCACCGTCAACTACCAGGAAAAGACCTACGCCGCCGGTAAGATCCCGGGCGGCTATTTCAAGCGTGAAGGCCGCCCGTCGGAAAAGGAAACGCTGGTTTCCCGCCTGATCGACCGTCCGATCCGCCCTCTCTTCCCGGAAGGCTACAAGAACGACACCCAGGTCGTCGTCACGGTCGTCCAGCATGACCTCGAAAACGACCCGGACGTCCTGTCGATGGTCGCCGCTTCCGCCGCGCTGACGCTCTCGGGCGTTCCCTTCATGGGCCCGGTGGGCGCTGCCCGCGTCGGCTACATCAACGGCGAATACGTCCTCAACCCGCATCTCGACGAAATGGACGAGTCGAGCCTCGACCTCGTCGTCGCCGGCACGCAGGACGCCGTCCTGATGGTCGAGTCCGAAGCCAAGGAACTTGGCGAAGAGATCATGCTCGGCGCCGTCATGTTTGGCCACAAGGGCTTCCAGCCGGTCATCGACGCGATCATCAAGCTCGCCGAAGTGGCTGCCAAGGAGCCGCGCGACTTCCAGCCGGAAGACCATTCCGCCCTCGAAGCCGAAATGCTCGGCCTTGCCGAAGCGGAACTGCGCAACGCCTACAAGATCACCCAGAAGGCCGAGCGCTACGCCGCCGTCGACGCCGTGAAGGCCAAGGTCAAGGCGCACTTCTTCCCGGAAGGCGTCGAGCCGAAGTACACGGCCGAAGTCGTCGGTGCCGTCTTCAAGCACCTGCAGGCCAAGATCGTCCGCTGGAACATCCTCGACACCAAGAGCCGCATCGACGGCCGCGATCTGGAAACCGTTCGTCCGATCGTCTCGGAAGTCGGCATCCTGCCGCGCACGCACGGCTCGGCCCTGTTCACCCGCGGCGAGACCCAGGCGATCGTCGTCGCCACGCTCGGCACCGGCGAGGACGAACAGTATGTCGACAGCCTGACCGGCATGTACAAGGAACGCTTCCTGCTGCACTACAACTTCCCGCCCTATTCGGTCGGTGAAACGGGCCGCATGGGCTCCCCGGGCCGCCGCGAAATCGGCCACGGCAAGCTCGCCTGGCGCGCCATCCGCCCGATGCTGCCGACGGCGGAACAGTTCCCCTACACGCTGCGCGTCGTCTCCGAGATCACCGAGTCGAACGGCTCGTCCTCGATGGCCACCGTCTGCGGCACCTCGCTCGCCCTCATGGACGCCGGCGTTCCGCTGGCAAAGCCGGTTGCCGGCATCGCCATGGGCCTCATCCTGGAAGGCGACCGCTTCGCGGTCCTCTCCGACATCCTCGGCGACGAAGACCACCTCGGCGACATGGACTTCAAGGTCGCCGGCACGGCCGACGGCATCACCTCGCTGCAGATGGACATCAAGATCGCCGGCATCACCGAGGAGATCATGAAGGTCGCTCTCGGCCAGGCACAGGGCGGCCGCAAGCACATCCTCGGCGAGATGGCCAACGCCATCACCGAAAGCCGCGGCCAGCTCGGCGAGTTCGCCCCGCGCATCGAAGTCATGAACATCCCGGTCGACAAGATCCGTGAAGTCATCGGCACGGGCGGCAAGGTCATCCGCGAAATCGTCGAGAAGACCGGCGCCAAGATCAACATCGAAGACGACGGCACGATCAAGATCGCGTCCTCGTCCGGCAAGGAGATCGAAGCGGCCCGCAAGTGGATCCACTCCATCGTCGCGGAACCGGAAGTCGGCCAGGTCTATGAAGGCACGGTCGTCAAGACCGCCGACTTCGGCGCCTTCGTCAACTTCTTCGGCCCGCGCGACGGCCTCGTGCACATCTCGCAGCTCGCCCAGGAGCGCGTTGCCAAGACGTCCGACGTCGTCAAGGAAGGCGACAAGGTCTGGGTCAAGCTGATGGGCTTCGACGAGCGCGGCAAGGTCCGCCTCTCCATGAAGGTCGTCGACCAGGCGACCGGCAAGGAAATCTCCGCCGAGAAGAAGGGTGACGGCGAAGCCGCCGAGTAA
- a CDS encoding class I SAM-dependent methyltransferase, with protein MTREALKTLFHPFASGTLAMPGEGERYLFLGAEAGQRPPEGFGAALEAVQPLRSLYRGLEAMRVPVTPLVEGEDYDGALILINKHKGENENRIAEALRRVRTGGLIVVAGGKEDGVQSMRKRLDQLGLTGDSMPKYHGIAIWFARPEDPAAAIAKLAAKPVRIVGRFTATPGMFSHDRIDEGSELLATRIPEDFHGHAADFGAGWGYLSVMLGGRAPQAKGIDLFEAHYEALEAAKENMAENCPNVPARFYWFDLTAEAPRDHYDLIVMNPPFHEGHAADHGLGAGMIRMAAKSLKSGGRLLMVANRGLPYEPVLTEAFKESGEVCRNARFKVLWGRR; from the coding sequence ATGACCCGCGAAGCCCTCAAGACCCTGTTCCATCCCTTTGCCTCCGGTACGCTCGCCATGCCGGGCGAGGGCGAACGCTACCTCTTCCTCGGTGCAGAAGCCGGCCAGCGTCCGCCGGAAGGCTTTGGCGCGGCCCTTGAGGCCGTGCAGCCGCTTCGCTCGCTCTATCGCGGGCTGGAGGCCATGCGCGTGCCGGTCACGCCGCTGGTCGAAGGCGAGGACTATGACGGCGCGCTCATCCTGATCAACAAGCACAAGGGCGAGAACGAGAACCGCATCGCCGAGGCGCTGCGCCGCGTGCGGACGGGTGGCCTGATCGTCGTCGCCGGCGGCAAGGAAGACGGCGTGCAGTCCATGCGCAAGCGCCTCGACCAGCTCGGCCTGACCGGCGATTCCATGCCGAAATACCATGGCATCGCCATCTGGTTCGCCCGCCCCGAGGATCCGGCAGCGGCGATTGCCAAGCTGGCGGCCAAGCCGGTGCGCATCGTCGGCCGCTTCACGGCCACGCCGGGCATGTTCTCGCATGACCGGATCGACGAGGGTTCCGAGCTGCTCGCCACCCGCATCCCGGAAGATTTCCACGGCCATGCCGCCGATTTCGGCGCCGGCTGGGGCTACCTTTCGGTCATGCTCGGCGGCCGCGCGCCGCAGGCCAAGGGCATCGACCTCTTCGAGGCGCATTACGAGGCGCTGGAAGCGGCGAAGGAAAACATGGCGGAGAACTGCCCGAACGTTCCGGCCCGCTTCTACTGGTTCGACCTGACGGCCGAGGCGCCGCGCGACCATTACGACCTTATCGTCATGAATCCGCCCTTCCATGAGGGCCACGCCGCGGATCACGGCCTTGGTGCCGGGATGATCCGCATGGCGGCGAAATCGCTGAAGTCCGGCGGTCGGCTGCTGATGGTGGCCAATCGCGGCCTGCCCTACGAGCCCGTCCTGACGGAAGCCTTCAAGGAAAGCGGGGAAGTCTGCCGCAACGCCCGCTTCAAGGTGCTGTGGGGCCGGCGCTGA
- the fabI gene encoding enoyl-ACP reductase FabI, whose protein sequence is MTGIMNGKRGLIMGVANNHSIAWGIAQKLAGAGAELAFTYQGEALGKRVKPLAAELGSDFVIPCDVEDIASVDAAIEAIGEKWGRLDFVVHAIGFSDKNELKGLYADTSRDNFSRTMVISCFSFTEIAKRAAGLMTDGGAMLTLTYGGSVRIMPNYNVMGVAKAALEASVRYLAGDYGPQGIRVNAISAGPIRTLAGAGISDARAMLSWQQKNAPLRRTVTIEDVGNSALYLLSDLSSGVTGEIHYVDAGYNITSMPTLERLAKADSE, encoded by the coding sequence ATGACGGGGATCATGAACGGCAAGCGCGGCCTCATCATGGGGGTCGCGAACAACCATTCCATCGCCTGGGGCATCGCCCAGAAGCTTGCGGGCGCCGGCGCCGAACTCGCCTTCACCTATCAGGGCGAAGCGCTCGGCAAGCGCGTGAAGCCGCTCGCCGCCGAGCTCGGCTCGGATTTCGTCATTCCCTGCGATGTCGAGGACATCGCATCGGTGGATGCGGCGATCGAGGCGATCGGGGAAAAGTGGGGCAGGCTCGACTTCGTCGTGCACGCCATCGGTTTTTCCGACAAGAACGAACTGAAGGGCCTTTATGCCGACACCTCGCGCGACAACTTCTCGCGCACGATGGTGATCTCGTGCTTCTCCTTCACGGAGATCGCCAAGCGGGCCGCCGGCCTGATGACCGACGGTGGCGCGATGCTGACGCTCACCTATGGCGGCTCGGTGCGCATCATGCCGAACTACAATGTCATGGGCGTTGCCAAGGCCGCGCTGGAAGCCTCCGTGCGCTACCTTGCCGGCGACTACGGTCCGCAGGGCATCCGCGTCAACGCGATCTCCGCCGGCCCGATCCGCACGCTTGCGGGCGCCGGCATTTCGGATGCGCGCGCCATGCTCTCCTGGCAGCAGAAGAATGCCCCGCTCCGCCGCACCGTCACCATCGAGGACGTCGGCAATTCGGCGCTCTACCTGCTCTCCGACCTTTCGAGCGGCGTGACGGGCGAAATCCACTATGTGGACGCCGGCTACAACATCACCTCCATGCCGACGCTGGAGCGTCTGGCCAAGGCGGACAGCGAATAG
- the fabB gene encoding beta-ketoacyl-ACP synthase I translates to MRRVVVTGLGVVSSIGNNADEVTASLRDARSGISFSQDFADHGFKCQVWGSPNIDTTDLVDRRAARFLSQGGAWNHVAMKQAIADSGLEESDYSANPRAGIIMGSGGPSTRTLIEAAEITIKNNSPKRIGPFAVPKAMSSTASATLATWFKIHGVNYSISSACSTSAHCIGNAAEMIQWGKQDIMFAGGHEDLDWTMSNLFDAMGAMSSKYNDTPATASRAYDISRDGFVIAGGAGVLVLEELEHAKARGAKIYAEIVGYGATSDGYDMVAPSGEGAVRCMRQALATVKGDVDYINTHGTSTPVGDSKEIGAIREVFGDKIPHIQSTKSLTGHSLGAAGVQESIYGLLMMQAGFIGESAHITELDPEFEGVPIVRKRIDNAKIDTVLSNSFGFGGTNATLVFQRHNG, encoded by the coding sequence ATGAGACGGGTAGTTGTCACGGGTCTGGGGGTCGTATCCTCCATCGGGAACAATGCGGACGAAGTGACGGCATCGCTGCGCGACGCGCGCTCCGGCATCAGCTTCTCGCAGGATTTCGCCGACCACGGCTTCAAGTGCCAGGTCTGGGGTTCGCCGAACATCGACACGACCGACCTCGTCGACCGCCGCGCGGCCCGCTTCCTCTCGCAGGGCGGTGCGTGGAACCACGTCGCGATGAAGCAGGCGATCGCCGATTCGGGCCTCGAAGAATCCGACTACTCGGCCAACCCGCGCGCCGGCATCATCATGGGGTCGGGCGGACCTTCCACCCGCACGCTGATCGAGGCGGCCGAGATCACCATCAAGAACAACTCGCCCAAGCGCATCGGCCCCTTCGCGGTGCCGAAGGCGATGTCGTCGACGGCCTCGGCGACGCTCGCCACCTGGTTCAAGATCCACGGCGTCAACTATTCCATCTCGTCGGCCTGCTCGACCTCGGCGCACTGCATCGGCAATGCCGCGGAAATGATCCAGTGGGGCAAGCAGGACATCATGTTCGCCGGCGGCCACGAGGACCTCGACTGGACCATGTCGAACCTCTTCGACGCCATGGGCGCCATGTCCTCCAAGTACAACGACACGCCGGCGACGGCCTCGCGCGCCTATGACATCAGCCGCGACGGCTTCGTCATCGCCGGCGGCGCGGGCGTCCTCGTCCTTGAAGAACTGGAGCACGCCAAGGCCCGCGGCGCGAAGATCTACGCGGAAATCGTCGGCTACGGCGCGACCTCGGACGGCTACGACATGGTGGCCCCCTCGGGCGAAGGCGCGGTGCGCTGCATGCGCCAGGCGCTCGCCACCGTGAAGGGCGATGTCGACTACATCAACACGCACGGCACCTCGACGCCCGTCGGCGACTCGAAGGAGATCGGCGCGATCCGCGAGGTCTTCGGCGACAAGATCCCGCACATCCAGTCGACCAAGTCGCTGACCGGCCATTCGCTCGGCGCGGCGGGCGTGCAAGAATCGATCTACGGCCTCCTGATGATGCAGGCCGGCTTCATCGGCGAAAGCGCGCACATCACCGAACTGGACCCGGAATTCGAAGGCGTTCCGATCGTGCGCAAGCGCATCGACAATGCCAAGATCGACACGGTTCTCTCCAATTCCTTCGGCTTCGGCGGTACGAACGCCACGCTGGTCTTCCAGCGCCACAACGGATGA
- the fabA gene encoding 3-hydroxyacyl-[acyl-carrier-protein] dehydratase FabA, with the protein MTTRQSSYNYEEILACGRGELFGPGNAQLPLPPMLMVHRITDISETGGAFDKGYIRAEYDVKPDDWYFPCHFQGNPIMPGCLGLDGMWQLTGFFLGWLGEPGRGMALSTGEVKFKGMVRPDTKLLEYGIDFKRVMRGRLVLGTADGWLKADGETIYQASDLRVGLSKDKEA; encoded by the coding sequence ATGACGACCAGGCAATCCAGCTACAACTATGAGGAAATCCTGGCCTGCGGCCGCGGCGAGCTTTTCGGCCCGGGCAATGCGCAGCTTCCTCTGCCGCCGATGCTGATGGTCCACCGCATCACCGACATTTCCGAAACGGGCGGCGCCTTCGACAAGGGCTATATCCGCGCCGAATACGACGTGAAGCCGGACGACTGGTACTTCCCCTGTCACTTCCAGGGCAACCCGATCATGCCGGGCTGCCTCGGCCTCGACGGCATGTGGCAGCTCACCGGCTTCTTTCTCGGCTGGCTCGGCGAGCCCGGCCGCGGCATGGCGCTCTCCACCGGCGAAGTGAAGTTCAAGGGCATGGTCCGCCCGGACACGAAGCTCCTCGAATACGGCATCGACTTCAAGCGCGTCATGCGCGGCCGCCTCGTGCTCGGCACGGCGGACGGCTGGCTGAAGGCCGACGGCGAGACCATCTACCAGGCGAGCGACCTGCGCGTCGGCCTGTCGAAGGACAAGGAAGCCTGA
- the irrA gene encoding iron response transcriptional regulator IrrA — MTHAHELPIEERLRHSGLRPTRQRVALADLLFAKGDRHLTVEELHEEAVTAGVPVSLATVYNTLHQFTEAGLIRVLAVESSKTYFDTNVSDHHHFFVEGENHVLDIPVSNIAIGNLPEPPEGMEIAHVDVIIRLRPRRG, encoded by the coding sequence ATGACGCATGCACATGAATTGCCCATCGAGGAGCGCCTGCGCCACTCCGGCCTGCGCCCGACGCGCCAGCGTGTGGCCCTTGCCGACCTGCTGTTCGCCAAGGGCGACCGGCACCTGACGGTGGAGGAACTGCACGAGGAAGCCGTCACCGCCGGCGTCCCGGTCTCGCTTGCAACCGTCTACAACACGCTGCACCAGTTCACGGAGGCCGGCCTCATCCGGGTTCTGGCCGTCGAAAGCTCGAAGACCTATTTCGACACCAACGTGTCGGATCATCACCATTTCTTCGTGGAGGGCGAGAACCACGTCCTCGACATTCCCGTGAGCAACATCGCCATCGGCAACCTGCCGGAACCGCCCGAAGGCATGGAGATCGCGCATGTCGACGTGATCATCCGCCTGCGTCCGCGCCGCGGCTGA